A region from the Drosophila takahashii strain IR98-3 E-12201 chromosome 2L, DtakHiC1v2, whole genome shotgun sequence genome encodes:
- the LOC108062582 gene encoding uncharacterized protein: protein MHSLWFLLALLAFVGCCPGVSALRCYKCEDCDENTQLSDMEVCDGPLMSGNGQGTPASSSPSPAPSPSPSPAASPSPNPQPSGGGAASGAPVPAPSEASEEEEDYESEESATVGIMPAGNGAASGTGTGNGGAAAGATGGAAGAAVSEEEEEEEEEEEEEERRRRRSYVRQVDLDMPIAFCYTVRLQLNESVITKRGCTTARKSNKTEGCEGLFENWTVGGCNLCQDDGCNQPKPISGVSSSRNTGYSWTIPALTLLAFMTRRLV, encoded by the exons CTTTGCGTTGCTATAAATGTGAGGACTGCGATGAGAACACTCAGCTAAGTGACATGGAAGTGTGCGATGGCCCACTTATGAGTGGTAATGGACAGGGCACTCCTGCCAGTTCCAGTCCGAGTCctgctccatctccatctccctctccTGCTGCATCGCCCTCTCCCAATCCTCAGCCTTCTGGCGGAGGTGCTGCTTCTGGCGCCCCCGTTCCCGCTCCCTCGGAGGccagcgaggaggaggaggactatGAAAGCGAAGAATCGGCCACCGTAGGCATCATGCCAGCAGGAAATGGTGCAGCCTCGGGAACCGGAACAGGAAATGGTGGAGCAGCTGCAGGAGCAACTGGAGGAGCAGCCGGAGCAGCTGTCagtgaggaggaggaggaagaggaggaagaagaggaggaggaggagcgtcGCAGGCGGAGATCGTATGTCCGACAGGTCGACCTCGATATGCCAATCGCCTTCTGCTACACAGTGAGGCTCCAAC TTAACGAATCGGTGATCACCAAAAGGGGCTGCACGACCGCCAGGAAGAGTAACAAAACCGAAGGCTGCGAAGGGCTCTTCGAGAACTGGACCGTGGGCGGATGTAACCTGTGCCAGGACGACGGATGCAACCAGCCCAAACCAATCAGTGGAGTATCGTCCAGTCGAAATACCGGGTATTCTTGGACTATTCCAGCACTCACGCTATTGGCATTTATGACCCGTCGTCTGGTTTAA
- the LOC108062572 gene encoding uncharacterized protein, translating into MFSKSHIVLASSLLLLIALPVIRADLMCYVCDDCAQLPKDAPLLACNEDFFNPGGSTEASTVTTTTTTEASTTTTQETSVAPVETTTAITSVETDPPTTESTTTTVETTVTSEATTDTTQSTEAPIPTPATAGPVQTTTGVPTPPAEDLAALSVALNTTRLVPVETDAETTTPIPSLAIRQRRAVVDTGVTYHCYSVQVNVNGSMTTDRGCSRVTTMEGVCEQLKIQNNNTELANCDPCSMNACNGSATLQNSVLASLLLAFVAFALQRN; encoded by the exons ATGTTCAGCAAAAGCCACATCGTTTTGGCCAGCTCTCTGCTGTTGCTAATCGCCCTGCCAG taATTCGCGCCGATCTAATGTGCTATGTGTGCGATGATTGCGCCCAGCTTCCAAAGGACGCTCCTCTGCTTGCCTGCAATGAGGACTTCTTCAATCCGGGCGGCAGCACAGAAGCCTCCACGGTGACCACCACCACGACCACGGAAGCGAGCACCACCACGACGCAGGAAACGTCAGTGGCTCCTGtggaaacaacaacagcgataACGAGTGTTGAAACCGATCCGCCCACTACAGAGTCCACAACGACCACGGTGGAAACTACTGTGACTAGCGAAGCCACAACCGACACCACTCAGAGCACCGAGGCCCCGATTCCCACGCCAGCTACCGCAGGACCCGTGCAGACAACTACCGGAGTTCCCACGCCACCCGCCGAGGATCTGGCTGCGCTATCGGTGGCCTTGAACACCACCCGTCTGGTGCCGGTGGAGACGGATGCGGAGACCACCACCCCGATTCCCTCGTTGGCCATCAGGCAGCGACGAGCGGTCGTCGACACCGGGGTCACCTATCACTGCTACTCCGTTCAGGTTAATG TGAACGGCTCAATGACCACAGACCGTGGCTGCTCCCGTGTGACCACCATGGAGGGCGTTTGCGAGCAGCTGAAGATCCAGAACAACAACACGGAGCTGGCCAACTGCGATCCCTGCAGTATGAACGCCTGCAATGGCAGTGCGACGCTTCAGAACTCCGTCCTGGCCTCCCTGCTTTTGGCCTTCGTGGCCTTTGCCCTGCAGCGCAACTAG
- the Mur29B gene encoding uncharacterized protein Mur29B produces the protein MRLITFNILLVAFCACSTFSPASSLQCYSCVGEECHVEDVPTVSCTLDGSSAFALETSAALNRFRRNLLSVMPRAANDDVVALDETTDSPSATDSSTASSSDSTSEDSSTNSPTEPSSTTVSSTSSTTTVASTSDSSTDSSSDSTIEDSSTNSPTEPSSTTVASTASTTTDAPTSESSSTTTDAPISSTTTDAPTSESSTTPTVASTDSSTVSSSESTTDSSTTDSTTDSSTTDSTTDSTTTDSTTDSTTTDSTTDSTTTDSTTTDSTTETTPEDTDSSTSSPSTESSSTTTGSSTSSSTESSSSSTTDSTSVSTPSSPVSYKLAACYSIYKDGVINRGCVQVPDGQSGCQAVKTELQIADTEDSADQCDICLTDRCNGSNSLKLSLAAMILLLTMGLKNLL, from the exons atgcgTCTGATTACGTTTAACATTTTGCTGGTGGCATTTTGTGCCTGCTCAACTTTTTCGCCAG CGAGTTCCCTGCAATGCTACAGTTGTGTTGGAGAGGAATGCCATGTGGAAGACGTTCCGACGGTCTCTTGCACTCTCGATGGCTCTTCAGCATTTGCGCTGGAGACAAGTGCCGCATTGAATCGGTTCAGGCGGAATCTTCTCTCAGTGATGCCACGAGCAGCGAATGACGATGTGGTAGCACTTGATGAAACTACTGATTCTCCTTCGGCCACTGATTCTTCGACCGCTTCGTCCTCCGATTCTACGAGTGAGGATTCCTCAACTAATTCTCCTACTGAGCCTTCTAGCACCACGGTTTCATCAACCTCTTCTACAACCACGGTAGCGTCGACCTCTGATTCTTCGACCGATTCTTCCTCCGATTCTACGATTGAGGATTCTTCAACCAATTCTCCTACTGAGCCTTCTAGCACCACGGTTGCTTCAACCGCTTCTACAACCACGGATGCTCCAACATCCGAATCTTCGTCCACCACCACGGATGCTCCAATCTCTTCTACAACCACGGATGCTCCAACATCTGAATCTTCGACTACCCCCACGGTTGCTTCCACGGATTCCTCCACCGTTTCGTCATCCGAATCTACGACGGATTCTTCAACAACTGATTCCACAACGGATTCTTCAACAACTGATTCCACAACGGATTCTACAACAACAGATTCCACAACGGATTCTACAACAACAGACTCCACGACGGATTCTACAACAACAGATTCCACAACTACCGACTCGACCACCGAAACTACGCCTGAGGACACAGATTCTTCAACCAGTTCTCCTTCAACAGAATCGTCTTCTACAACCACGGGTTCTTCAACATCTTCTTCGACCGAGTCTAGCTCAAGTTCTACTACCGATTCTACAAGCGTATCAACACCGTCTTCTCCTGTATCTTACAAGCTTGCCGCCTGCTACAGTATCTACAAAGACGGAG TTATAAACCGTGGTTGTGTCCAGGTGCCCGATGGTCAAAGTGGCTGCCAGGCAGTGAAGACCGAACTCCAGATAGCCGATACAGAAGACTCTGCCGATCAGTGTGATATCTGCTTGACAGATCGCTGCAATGGGAGCAATAGCTTGAAGCTCTCACTGGCCGCCATGATTCTCCTCCTGACGATGGGTCTGAAAAACCTTCTCTAA
- the LOC108062628 gene encoding probable multidrug resistance-associated protein lethal(2)03659 produces the protein MQSVNTEDLQENPRERSNFISSLCFWYTMPIFRKGSKNTLDENDIYSPLKELKSDNLGDKLSASWDRERKSEGKPSLLRALLRVFGWQIAFPGLSIFLVEMGLVTLKPIFLVKLISYYTHGTEAAEMGYYYAGALILSNALCVMILVPVMFTMHLVFFKMRVALGSLIYRKALRLSRRALGNTMSGHVVNLISNDISRLDYAQYYLHYLWVGPLQTVVVTYLMYQEIGIAAFFGVIFMALFIPLQMFLGKLTAVLQLRAAKRTDNRMRMVNEIISGIRVLKMYAWELPFQKMTEYARRKEMNAIRQGQIIRSFALTCRMILSRVSIFLSLAGYVFLGQFLTPEKAFLITAFYNALKGSMNIYFPNAINHTAQILVSIRRVEKFMLSEEVSELETPSKDSINATAEEEKLLPPSQTVIDPEKDLPESVISISGLKAKWDLESPDYTLSGINLQVQRGTIVAVMGSTGSGKSSLIQAILGELKADSGQIKANGSVSYSSQEPWLFSGTVRQNILFGQPMDRRRYAQVVEKCALKRDFELLPFKDKTVVGERGASLSGGQRARITLARAVYREASIYLLDDPLSAVDTQVARHLFEQCVLGYLRGKTVVLVTHQQQFLQLADQIVILEKGQVSAVGTYDSLLKTGVDFVTILGEAEKEEKNLEEERPRLDSKTHNVVRCDSLKSLQSVGDLSPENITKETQGSGSIGLGLYKKYFQAGGGCIAFFAMMSCSVLAQGAVSWGDYFLTYWGNKNVNARGELNDTLEPNPSISEQVKDSVTMDLYIFTLITILAILLPFLANTMLFNMAKKASIRLHNTILRRIMRASMHFFSTTEVGSILNRFSKDMSQVSELLPDVMADLLQIILSLAGLIILLVIVNPLFLAPTLVMSIIFCQLRNFYLKTSRDLKRIEAIARSPVYSQLAASLNGLSTIRAFEAQRVLETEFDNYQDVHSSALYMFLSTSSAYGYWMECLCVVYIAIVTFSFFIFPPANGGDVGLAITQVMGLMGMVQWGMRQSAQMENLMTAVERVVEYEDIEPEGALEAPADEKPPKTWPEQGKIVFDELSLRYTPDPKSENVLKSLSFVIKPKEKVGIVGRTGAGKSSLINALFRLSYNDGSVLIDKRDTSEMGLHDLRSKISIIPQEPVLFSGTMRYNLDPFDEYSDEKLWRSLEEVKLKDVVADLPSGLQSKITEGGTNFSVGQRQLVCLARAILRENRILVMDEATANVDPQTDGLIQTTIRNKFKECTVLTIAHRLHTIMDSDKVLVMDAGRAVEFGTPYELLTVADSKVFHGMVKQTGHATYESLLKVAQKAFESAQNPSLSS, from the exons ATGCAGTCCGTAAACACTGAAGACCTGCAGGAGAATCCTCGAGAGAGATCGAATTTCATTTCGTCATTATGTTTTTG GTATACTATGCCCATATTTCGTAAGGGCTCAAAGAACACGTTGGATGAAAATGACATTTACAGTCCTCTGAAGGAACTTAAGTCGG ataatcTTGGCGACAAATTGAGCGCCTCATGGGACCGAGAAAGAAAATCAGAGGGAAAGCCAAGCTTGTTAAGAGCCCTGCTGCGGGTTTTTGGCTGGCAAATCGCATTTCCCGGACTGTCAATTTTCTTGGTAGAGATGGGACTGGTAACTTTAAAGCCCATCTTTCTGGTAAAGCTTATTTCCTACTACACACATGGTACAGAAGCCGCTGAGATGGGCTATTATTATGCGGGCGCTTTGATCCTGAGTAATGCTCTCTGCGTGATGATCCTAGTTCCTGTCATGTTTACCATGCATCTTGTCT TCTTCAAGATGCGGGTGGCTTTAGGAAGCCTTATCTACCGAAAGGCCCTGCGTCTGAGCAGACGGGCACTGGGCAACACCATGTCCGGTCATGTGGTCAACCTGATTTCAAACGACATCTCCCGCCTGGACTATGCACAATACTATTTACATTACCTTTGGGTGGGGCCTCTGCAGACCGTGGTGGTCACCTACTTGATGTACCAGGAG ATTGGAATCGCTGCTTTCTTTGGCGTTATCTTCATGGCGCTCTTCATACCGCTTCAGATGTTTTTGGGCAAGTTGACGGCGGTGCTGCAGTTGAGGGCCGCCAAAAGGACGGACAATCGGATGCGGATGGTCAATGAAATCATCTCGGGCATCCGCGTGCTCAAGATGTACGCCTGGGAACTGCCTTTCCAGAAAATGACCGAGTATGCACGTCGAAAAGAAATGAACGCCATTCGCCAAGGGCAAATCATAAGAAGCTTTGCCTTGACCTGCAGAATGATCCTTTCACGGGTCTCCATCTTTCTCAGTTTGGCTGGTTACGTTTTCCTGGGCCAGTTTCTTACGCCGGAAAAGGCATTTCTGATCACTGCCTTTTACAATGCCCTGAAAGGCTCCATGAATATATATTTCCCGAACGCCATCAATCACACAGCCCAAATTCTGGTTTCCATAAGGCGTGTGGAAAAGTTCATGCTGTCGGAGGAGGTGAGTGAGCTCGAGACTCCGTCAAAGGATTCCATCAATGCTACGGCAGAGGAGGAAAAGCTTTTACCGCCATCCCAAACTGTTATTGATCCTGAGAAGGATCTCCCCGAATCTGTCATCTCCATCAGCGGACTTAAAGCCAAATGGGATCTCGAATCCCCGGATTACACACTTAGTGGAATAAATCTTCAGGTTCAGAGAGGCACTATTGTGGCCGTCATGGGTTCCACAGGATCTGGAAAATCCAGTCTTATACAGGCCATCCTCGGGGAGCTGAAGGCGGATTCTGGTCAGATCAAGGCGAATGGCTCCGTTTCGTACTCCTCCCAAGAGCCGTGGCTCTTCTCTGGAACTGTTCGTCAGAATATCCTCTTTGGACAACCCATGGATCGGCGAAGGTACGCTCAGGTGGTAGAAAAGTGCGCTTTGAAACGAGATTTCGAGCTGCTTCCGTTCAAGGATAAGACTGTAGTAGGAGAACGAGGAGCTTCGCTCTCAGGTGGCCAGAGGGCCAGGATCACCTTGGCCAGAGCTGTCTACCGGGAGGCCTCCATCTACCTACTAGACGATCCGCTGAGTGCGGTGGACACCCAGGTGGCCCGTCATCTCTTCGAACAGTGCGTGCTTGGCTATCTGCGTGGGAAAACCGTAGTGCTGGTTACCCATCAGCAGCAGTTCCTGCAGCTCGCCGATCAGATTGTGATCCTAGAAAAGGGTCAGGTGAGTGCGGTGGGCACCTACGATTCGCTCCTCAAAACGGGAGTCGACTTTGTCACCATACTGGGTGAAGCGGAAAAGGAAGAGAAGAATCTGGAGGAGGAACGTCCGCGCTTGGATAGTAAAACCCATAATGTAGTTCGCTGCGACAGTCTGAAATCCTTGCAGTCCGTCGGAGATTTGTCTCCAGAGAATATAACTAAGGAGACCCAAGGATCTGGTAGCATTGGTCTGGGATTGTACAAGAAGTACTTCCAGGCGGGCGGCGGATGTATCGCTTTCTTTGCCATGATGAGCTGTTCCGTGTTGGCGCAGGGGGCGGTTTCATGGGGCGACTACTTCCTGACTTACTG gggtaacAAGAACGTGAATGCTCGAGGTGAATTAAATGATACGCTGGAACCAAACCCCTCGATAAGTGAGCAAGTAAAGGACTCCGTTACAATGGATTTATACATATTCACGCTAATCACAATACTGGCCATTCTACTGCCCTTTTTGGCCAATACAATGTTGTTCAATATGGCCAAGAAAGCCTCTATTCGTCTGCACAACACCATACTAAGAAGGATAATGCGAGCTTCCATGCACTTCTTCAGCACCACTGAAGTAGGAAGCATTTTGAATCGATTTTCGAAGGACATGAGCCAAGTGAGCGAGTTGCTTCCCGATGTGATGGCAGATCTCTTACAGATTATTCTTTCCCTGGCTGGACTCATCATCCTTTTAGTCATTGTCAATCCTTTGTTTCTTGCTCCAACACTAGTTATGAGTATCATTTTCTGTCAGCTGCGCAACTTTTATCTGAAAACCTCGAGGGACCTGAAGCGAATTGAAGCTATAG CCAGGTCACCAGTTTACTCCCAGTTGGCTGCTTCCCTGAACGGCCTGTCCACCATCCGAGCCTTTGAGGCTCAGCGCGTTTTGGAAACAGAGTTTGACAATTACCAGGATGTGCACAGCTCAGCTCTTTATATGTTCCTTAGCACCTCGAGTGCCTATGGTTATTGGATGGAGTGCCTGTGTGTGGTTTACATAGCAATCGTTACATTCAGCTTCTTCATCTTTCCTCCGGCAAACGGAGGCGATGTGGGTCTAGCCATAACACAG GTCATGGGTCTGATGGGCATGGTTCAGTGGGGAATGCGTCAGTCAGCCCAGATGGAGAACTTAATGACCGCCGTGGAGAGGGTGGTGGAGTACGAGGACATTGAGCCGGAAGGAGCGTTGGAAGCTCCGGCCGATGAGAAGCCACCAAAGACCTGGCCAGAGCAGGGAAAGATCGTGTTCGACGAGTTGAGCCTTCGCTATACACCAGATCCGAAATCGGAGAATGTGCTCAAGTCCCTGAGCTTCGTGATAAagccaaaagaaaaagtaGGCATCGTGGGACGCACTGGGGCGGGCAAATCCTCGCTGATCAACGCCCTCTTCCGACTGTCCTACAACGATGGATCCGTGCTCATAGACAAGAGGGACACCAGTGAGATGGGGCTGCACGACCTGCGCAGCAAGATCTCGATCATTCCCCAGGAGCCCGTGCTCTTCTCCGGCACCATGCGATACAACCTGGATCCCTTCGACGAGTACAGCGACGAGAAGCTGTGGAGGAGCCTGGAGGAGGTGAAGCTGAAGGACGTGGTGGCCGATCTGCCCAGTGGCCTGCAGAGCAAGATCACCGAGGGCGGAACCAACTTCAGCGTGGGCCAGCGCCAGTTGGTCTGCCTGGCTCGGGCCATCCTGCGCGAGAACCGCATCCTGGTGATGGACGAGGCCACGGCCAACGTGGATCCCCAGACGGATGGCCTCATCCAGACCACCATTCGCAACAAGTTCAAGGAGTGCACCGTGCTGACGATAGCCCATCGGCTGCACACCATCATGGACTCGGACAAGGTGCTGGTCATGGACGCCGGAAGAGCGGTGGAGTTCGGGACGCCCTACGAACTGCTGACGGTAGCAGACTCCAAGGTGTTCCACGGCATGGTCAAGCAGACGGGTCACGCCACCTACGAGAGCCTGCTAAAAGTCGCACAAAAG gCATTTGAATCCGCCCAGAATCCCAGTCTTTCTTCATGA